In Juglans regia cultivar Chandler chromosome 5, Walnut 2.0, whole genome shotgun sequence, the following are encoded in one genomic region:
- the LOC108990702 gene encoding SPX domain-containing protein 3-like, which yields MKFGKQLKQQMQGTLPGWRDKFLSYKLLKQLVKQISSPTLSNWSQVEYGVAEKEFVCLLNSEIEKFNTFFMEQEEDFVIRHKELQQRIQRVIDTWGPNGSRPSESQHKEEMAKIRKDIVDFHGEMVLLVNYSNVNYTGLAKILKKYDKRTGGVLRLPFIQKVLQQPFFTTDLISKLVKECESTIDVVFPVEDEEETRAAITVAGEGIFRNTVAALQSMQEIRRGSSTYGHFSLPPLNLPDSELIQSFQLNSPILTV from the exons ATGAAGTTTGGGAAGCAGCTTAAACAACAAATGCAGGGAACATTGCCCGGGTGGAGGGACAAGTTCTTGTCGTACAAGTTGTTGAAGCAGCTTGTCAAGCAGATATCTTCCCCGACGTTGTCGAATTGGTCCCAGGTCGAGTATGGGGTTGCAGAGAAGGAATTCGTGTGCTTGTTGAACAGTGAGATCGAGAAGTTCAACACTTTCTTCATGGAACAGGAGGAGGATTTCGTTATCCGGCACaag GAGCTGCAACAGAGGATCCAAAGGGTGATTGATACATGGGGGCCGAATGGGAGTCGGCCTTCAGAGTCACAGCATAAAGAGGAGATGGCAAAAATCAGAAAAGACATCGTTGATTTTCATGGTGAAATGGTGCTTTTAGTTAACTACAGCAATGTCAATTACACAG GGCTGGCCAAGATCTTGAAGAAGTATGACAAGAGAACAGGTGGCGTTTTGCGTTTGCCATTCATCCAGAAGGTATTGCAGCAGCCCTTTTTCACAACAGATCTGATCTCAAAACTAGTGAAGGAATGCGAAAGCACCATAGATGTAGTATTCCCAGTTGAGGATGAAGAGGAGACTAGAGCAGCAATAACAGTTGCAGGAGAAGGGATTTTCAGGAATACTGTTGCAGCCCTGCAGAGCATGCAAGAGATCAGAAGAGGAAGCTCTACTTATGGTCACTTTTCTCTGCCTCCTCTGAATTTGCCAGATTCAGAGCTCATTCAGTCATTCCAACTCAATTCTCCCATTCTCACTGTCTAA
- the LOC108990710 gene encoding vesicle-associated protein 1-2-like has protein sequence MSTGELLNIEPQELQFPFELRKQISCSLQLSNKTDNQVAFKVKTTNPKKYCVRPNTGILLPRSTCDVTVTMQAQKEAPPDMQCKDKFLLQSVVASPGATVKEITPEMFNKESGHNVEESKLRVVYVAPPRPPSPVREGSEEGSSPRASVSDNGNPNASEFTLASRAFVERHEPQETSSEARALLSKLTEEKNSAVQQNNKLKQELELLRREATKRHGGIPLLYVLLVGLVGIVLGYLMKKT, from the exons ATGAGTACAGGCGAGCTTCTCAACATCGAGCCTCAAGAGCTCCAATTCCCTT ttgagttgAGGAAGCAGATCTCGTGCTCTCTGCAGTTGTCTAATAAGACCGATAACCAGGTGGCTTTCAAG GTGAAGACGACAAATCCAAAGAAGTACTGTGTGAGACCCAATACTGGAATTCTGTTACCGAGGTCTACCTGCGATGTTACAG TTACAATGCAAGCTCAAAAGGAGGCCCCGCCCGATATGCAATGCAAGGACAAGTTTCTGCTTCAAAGCGTGGTTGCAAGCCCCGGAGCAACTGTGAAGGAGATAACTCCAGAAATG TTCAACAAGGAGTCAGGGCATAATGTCGAGGAGAGCAAATTGAGGGTTGTTTATGTTGCTCCACCTCGACCTCCATCGCCGGTTCGAGAAGGGTCAGAAGAAGGTTCTTCACCAAGGGCTTCAGTATCTGATAACGGGAATCCCAATGCTTCTGAATTTACACTT GCTTCGAGAGCATTTGTGGAGCGACATGAGCCTCAAGAAACCTCGTCTGag GCAAGAGCTCTTCTATCAAAGCTGACCGAGGAGAAAAATTCTGCCGTTCAGCAAAATAACAAGCTTAAGCAAGAACTG GAGCTCTTGAGGCGTGAAGCCACCAAAAGGCATGGTGGTATCCCGCTTTTATATGTGCTTCTCGTTGGCTTGGTCGGCATCGTGTTGGGGTACCTTATGAAGAAGACATGA